A stretch of the Sulfurospirillum sp. UCH001 genome encodes the following:
- a CDS encoding DedA family protein encodes MSEFLNKHSGKLFTLFMVVILSTLGYVLYMAPVVGLENKFIYLMKEYGYIILFFWGMLEGEMGLVMAGLLTHTGDMNLFLAIFVAGLGGFAGDQVYFYIGRFNKKFVHKKLKGQRRKLALAHLLLKRYGWPIIFIQRYLYGLRTVIPISIGLTRYSGKMFAFINLISAWFWAALTIIPTWYFGQEILIVIHWAKQHWYFAIPLAAIIGGGISYYFHKVTDKTFKEKHANRTTEQKN; translated from the coding sequence ATGAGTGAATTTTTAAATAAACACTCTGGAAAACTTTTCACTCTTTTTATGGTCGTTATTCTCTCTACATTAGGCTATGTTTTATACATGGCTCCTGTTGTTGGATTGGAAAATAAATTCATCTATTTGATGAAAGAGTATGGCTATATCATTCTCTTTTTCTGGGGTATGCTAGAGGGTGAAATGGGTCTTGTTATGGCAGGCTTACTCACCCATACAGGTGACATGAACCTCTTTCTTGCTATCTTTGTAGCAGGACTCGGTGGTTTTGCAGGTGATCAAGTCTACTTTTACATCGGACGTTTTAACAAAAAATTTGTTCATAAAAAGCTCAAAGGTCAACGCCGTAAACTCGCTCTTGCACACCTGCTTCTAAAAAGATACGGTTGGCCGATTATTTTTATCCAACGTTATCTCTATGGCCTTCGTACCGTTATTCCAATTTCTATTGGACTTACACGCTACAGTGGGAAAATGTTTGCCTTTATCAATCTTATTTCCGCATGGTTTTGGGCGGCACTGACGATTATTCCAACATGGTATTTTGGTCAAGAGATTCTTATTGTGATACATTGGGCAAAACAACACTGGTATTTTGCTATTCCATTAGCTGCTATCATTGGTGGTGGTATCTCTTATTATTTTCATAAAGTTACAGACAAGACATTTAAGGAAAAACATGCAAATCGCACTACTGAACAAAAAAATTAA
- a CDS encoding isochorismatase family protein produces the protein MRLFPEKTAMLLVDVQERLFVHIEDHERIEKHLIALIQGLQHLEIPILCNQQYTQGLGETISSLRAVLLEKSVYEKRTFSCCQNDDVMSKLRDLNVTCVVVVGVESHVCVLQSVRDLIEAGFEVMLCVDAIGSRKYKDHEVALHRMEKEGAWLCTTESLLFELVQSANHTHFKAISALVKTL, from the coding sequence ATGCGCCTTTTTCCTGAAAAAACAGCGATGCTTTTAGTGGACGTTCAAGAACGCCTCTTTGTGCATATCGAAGATCATGAACGTATAGAAAAACATTTAATAGCACTTATACAGGGACTTCAGCATTTAGAAATTCCTATTTTATGCAATCAACAATACACGCAAGGTTTAGGCGAGACTATTAGCTCTCTACGTGCCGTTCTTCTCGAAAAAAGTGTGTATGAAAAACGCACTTTTAGTTGTTGTCAAAATGATGATGTTATGTCTAAGCTAAGGGATTTAAATGTTACGTGTGTGGTTGTTGTAGGTGTTGAGAGTCATGTGTGTGTGCTGCAAAGTGTACGTGATCTTATCGAAGCAGGCTTTGAAGTGATGTTATGTGTCGATGCTATAGGCTCTCGAAAATATAAAGACCATGAAGTAGCCCTTCACCGTATGGAAAAAGAGGGTGCATGGCTTTGCACAACAGAGTCGCTTTTATTTGAACTGGTGCAAAGTGCAAACCATACACATTTCAAAGCCATAAGCGCATTGGTTAAAACACTCTAA
- a CDS encoding alpha/beta hydrolase — protein MATSVLILPGYQDSGAEHWQTLWEKENPDFKRVIQNDWEHPICHEWVAKLEEAVAEAGEDVILVAHSLACLVVAHWDAQKIHSSIKGALFVAPPDPHSAVFPTAAEGFENTPMGLLDFPSIIIASTNDPYATIDYAKSLAKAWGSAFVNVGDKGHINSASDIGSWEEGNAYLGQLQRA, from the coding sequence ATGGCAACATCTGTGCTTATTTTACCAGGGTATCAAGACTCAGGAGCTGAGCATTGGCAGACGCTTTGGGAGAAAGAAAATCCTGACTTTAAACGGGTTATTCAAAACGATTGGGAACACCCTATTTGTCATGAATGGGTAGCGAAACTTGAAGAAGCCGTTGCAGAGGCAGGTGAAGATGTCATCCTTGTGGCACATAGCCTTGCCTGCTTAGTGGTTGCACATTGGGATGCACAAAAGATACACTCTTCTATTAAAGGAGCGCTTTTTGTTGCACCTCCAGATCCACATTCTGCCGTTTTTCCAACTGCTGCTGAGGGGTTTGAAAACACTCCTATGGGATTGCTTGATTTTCCAAGTATTATTATCGCTAGTACGAACGATCCATATGCAACGATAGATTATGCAAAAAGTTTGGCGAAAGCGTGGGGAAGTGCTTTTGTTAACGTAGGAGACAAAGGGCACATTAACAGTGCGAGTGATATTGGTTCATGGGAAGAAGGAAACGCTTACTTAGGACAGCTTCAACGTGCATGA
- the lepB gene encoding signal peptidase I: MKNLLNRFYIFSNSWTGTLVIVLFVIFFVAQAFVIPSGSMKRTLLVGDHLFVKKFSYGIATPHIPWLEIPVLPDFNGNGHLIEGERPKRGDIVVFRYPKDEKVHYVKRCVATEGDEILFQEKNLYIHFSEGDEYIKANYPAEKIKTIAGKLWVNNPYKEKFHGIQYDDSVDLFQQMVLHLGANQLAMKPALVQELPAISGYSFNAFYAKVEKDNFFMMGDNRDHSNDSRFWGSVPYKLIVGKPWFIYFSWEKKGPEEEKLLSPSELASWKKTDEYTIRWNRIGRFVETMQYDESFF, from the coding sequence ATGAAAAATTTACTTAACCGTTTTTACATTTTTTCTAACAGTTGGACAGGAACTCTTGTCATCGTACTTTTTGTCATCTTTTTTGTTGCACAAGCGTTTGTTATTCCGAGTGGTTCTATGAAACGAACCTTGCTTGTGGGAGATCATCTTTTTGTTAAAAAATTCTCGTATGGTATCGCTACTCCACATATTCCGTGGCTTGAAATTCCAGTATTGCCAGACTTTAATGGCAATGGTCATCTTATCGAAGGTGAGCGTCCAAAACGCGGAGATATTGTTGTTTTTCGTTATCCAAAAGACGAGAAAGTACACTACGTCAAACGTTGTGTAGCGACAGAAGGCGATGAAATTCTTTTCCAAGAGAAAAACCTCTATATTCACTTTAGTGAAGGGGATGAATACATCAAAGCAAATTATCCAGCAGAAAAAATCAAAACTATTGCTGGTAAATTATGGGTTAACAATCCGTATAAAGAGAAATTTCACGGTATTCAGTACGATGATTCTGTGGATCTTTTTCAGCAAATGGTACTTCATTTAGGAGCGAATCAGCTTGCGATGAAACCAGCCCTTGTACAAGAACTTCCTGCTATTTCAGGGTATAGTTTTAACGCTTTTTATGCCAAAGTAGAAAAAGACAACTTTTTTATGATGGGTGATAACCGTGACCACTCTAATGATAGCCGTTTTTGGGGCAGTGTTCCTTATAAACTGATTGTCGGTAAGCCTTGGTTTATCTATTTTTCATGGGAGAAAAAAGGTCCAGAAGAAGAGAAACTCCTCTCACCAAGCGAGTTAGCATCATGGAAAAAAACAGACGAATACACCATCAGATGGAATCGTATTGGTCGTTTTGTAGAAACAATGCAATATGATGAAAGCTTCTTTTAA
- the rpiB gene encoding ribose 5-phosphate isomerase B: MKFFIATDHAGIAIKPDVIVMLQHMGHEVIDLGPFNDERVDYPDYAHALCLEVLKNSGTQGILICGSGIGMSLAANKHVGIRAALCHDAYTAEMARAHNDANVLCFGQRIVGLGVVESMLKAWCATSFEGGRHAERVEKLEL; the protein is encoded by the coding sequence TTGAAGTTTTTTATAGCAACCGATCATGCAGGCATTGCCATCAAACCTGATGTCATTGTGATGCTCCAACACATGGGGCACGAAGTCATTGATCTTGGACCATTTAATGATGAACGCGTTGATTATCCTGATTACGCACATGCTCTTTGCCTTGAAGTTCTCAAAAACAGTGGAACACAGGGTATTCTTATCTGTGGATCGGGTATCGGTATGAGTTTAGCAGCCAACAAGCATGTTGGCATTAGAGCTGCTCTTTGTCACGACGCTTACACCGCAGAGATGGCACGTGCACATAATGATGCTAATGTACTCTGTTTTGGTCAACGTATCGTTGGACTTGGTGTTGTCGAGTCTATGCTCAAAGCATGGTGTGCTACTTCATTTGAAGGTGGCAGACACGCTGAACGTGTTGAAAAATTAGAGTTATAA
- a CDS encoding leucyl aminopeptidase — MQIALLNKKINEAIVDAKIVFVINKDLNHASIADKETLELLGFKGESEETLFVPSSKTIYVGCDSLDADEIRLAASKALECIKKTNLKSLAIGTYSNDCPGVNIKALVEGFILGSYTFDTYKSKKEPSKLEKIIICLDDYSRVDVSLETATKALRSATAVAEATNFAKEIVNATPQDMTPMALADVAQTLTSIPNVYCKVMDENFLKAQGMNAFLAVNRASVHPPRLIHLTYKPKEVKKRFVYVGKGLTYDSGGLSLKPSEHMVTMKADKSGAAAVMAILKGAATLELPYEIHAIIGATENMIGGDAYKPDDVLVAKNGKTIEVRNTDAEGRLVLADCLCYAQELKPDLLVDMATLTGACVVALGEYTTGIMGHNSELKHSMRKASDKSGELSGVLPFNKYLRKLLKSSVADMSNISSSRYGGAITAGLFLDNFIEEENKDKWLHLDIAGPAYLEKAWGYNQFGATGAGVRMNLYWMIEENKK; from the coding sequence ATGCAAATCGCACTACTGAACAAAAAAATTAATGAAGCAATCGTAGACGCAAAAATCGTCTTCGTTATTAATAAAGACCTAAATCACGCTTCTATTGCAGATAAAGAGACATTAGAGCTTTTGGGATTTAAAGGTGAAAGTGAAGAGACACTCTTTGTACCTTCAAGTAAAACCATTTATGTAGGATGTGACTCGCTAGATGCCGATGAAATTCGCCTTGCAGCTTCAAAAGCACTCGAATGCATCAAAAAAACAAATCTCAAATCACTTGCTATTGGAACCTACTCCAATGACTGCCCTGGTGTAAATATCAAAGCTCTTGTTGAAGGCTTTATCTTAGGGAGCTATACCTTTGATACCTACAAAAGTAAAAAAGAGCCTTCAAAACTTGAAAAAATCATCATCTGTTTAGATGATTATAGCCGTGTTGATGTTTCACTCGAAACAGCTACTAAAGCACTACGTTCAGCAACTGCTGTAGCAGAAGCAACGAATTTTGCAAAAGAAATCGTCAATGCAACACCGCAAGACATGACACCTATGGCACTCGCGGATGTTGCTCAAACCCTAACCTCTATTCCAAATGTCTATTGTAAAGTGATGGATGAGAACTTTTTGAAAGCACAAGGCATGAATGCATTTCTCGCTGTTAATCGTGCAAGTGTCCATCCTCCACGCCTTATTCATCTTACCTATAAGCCAAAAGAGGTCAAAAAACGTTTTGTGTATGTAGGTAAAGGTTTAACGTATGATAGTGGTGGACTTAGCCTAAAACCAAGTGAGCATATGGTCACTATGAAAGCCGACAAAAGCGGTGCAGCTGCCGTGATGGCTATCTTAAAAGGTGCTGCTACGCTTGAGCTGCCATATGAAATTCATGCCATTATTGGGGCAACTGAAAATATGATCGGAGGCGATGCCTACAAGCCTGATGATGTTTTAGTTGCAAAAAATGGCAAAACTATTGAAGTACGCAATACAGATGCGGAAGGTCGTTTAGTTTTAGCTGATTGTCTCTGCTACGCACAAGAGCTCAAACCTGATTTACTGGTTGACATGGCGACTCTTACGGGTGCATGTGTGGTTGCCCTTGGCGAATACACAACAGGTATTATGGGTCACAACAGTGAACTAAAACACTCTATGCGTAAAGCTTCTGATAAAAGCGGTGAACTCAGCGGAGTTCTACCATTTAATAAATACCTCAGAAAACTTCTCAAAAGCTCTGTAGCAGATATGTCAAACATCAGTTCAAGCCGTTATGGTGGCGCTATTACTGCGGGTCTTTTCCTTGATAATTTTATCGAAGAAGAGAATAAAGACAAATGGTTACACCTTGATATCGCAGGTCCAGCGTACCTTGAAAAAGCATGGGGTTATAACCAATTTGGCGCAACAGGTGCAGGAGTAAGAATGAATCTTTACTGGATGATCGAAGAAAATAAAAAATAG
- a CDS encoding site-2 protease family protein has product MDTVNLLEIIATVLALMIAIIGHEIMHGYVAYRYGDNTAKYQGRLSINPIVHVDIVGTIIVPAVLFFSGAPFMFGWAKPVPIFIPTVIRNGGYKAAIHVSLAGIAYNFILALICAGVLSFFQDLHQVNSYIEYFVVYFFIQSLIYNVVLGLFNLYPIPPLDGSHALTYLGMIMGWNGLVRLYESMERYGMIILILFIATPLSHYFFMPIRYVIGWLY; this is encoded by the coding sequence ATGGATACCGTTAATCTTCTTGAAATTATAGCCACTGTTCTAGCCCTTATGATAGCTATTATTGGGCATGAAATCATGCATGGTTATGTTGCCTATCGCTATGGAGACAACACGGCTAAATATCAAGGGCGTCTTAGCATTAATCCTATTGTGCATGTTGATATTGTAGGTACGATTATTGTACCTGCAGTTCTTTTTTTCAGTGGTGCGCCATTTATGTTTGGTTGGGCAAAACCAGTACCAATTTTCATTCCTACCGTTATTCGCAATGGTGGGTATAAAGCAGCTATTCATGTTTCACTCGCAGGTATTGCCTACAATTTTATACTTGCACTCATCTGTGCAGGAGTGCTTAGCTTCTTCCAAGATTTACACCAAGTCAACAGCTATATAGAGTATTTTGTTGTCTATTTCTTTATCCAATCGCTTATTTACAATGTGGTTCTAGGACTGTTTAATCTCTACCCTATTCCACCACTTGATGGCTCACATGCTCTTACGTACCTTGGTATGATTATGGGTTGGAATGGCTTAGTTCGCCTTTACGAATCTATGGAGCGTTATGGAATGATTATCCTCATTCTCTTCATTGCTACACCACTTTCACACTACTTTTTTATGCCTATTCGCTACGTTATCGGATGGTTATATTAA
- a CDS encoding protein-glutamate O-methyltransferase CheR, whose amino-acid sequence MLFWKRKKEPEIALKNEVAAPQEFNTFGLQDLLHYIKREIGIDLFSKNSVIETKLRLFCERKEIYSFRKLFEALQHDRALRQDLIDLVTVNETYFYREESQLDLAVNFALSIPNVKILCAPCASGEEVYSLSMMLQERRREPREFSITGIDINSEAIEKAQKGLFSERSLHKLDQRLKEKFFTQEDRFYRAKREYFSSISFTKVNIFEHEFLSLGKFDIIFSRNMLIYFDDDFRLKTIERFATLLKPEGKLFLGHADIIPENPYFIKHTDHRLSYYVKKS is encoded by the coding sequence ATGTTGTTTTGGAAAAGAAAAAAAGAGCCAGAAATCGCACTTAAAAACGAAGTTGCAGCTCCTCAAGAGTTCAACACTTTTGGGCTTCAAGATCTTTTGCATTACATTAAACGTGAAATCGGCATTGATCTTTTCTCAAAAAATAGTGTCATTGAAACCAAACTCCGCCTCTTTTGTGAACGCAAAGAGATTTACAGCTTTCGCAAACTCTTTGAAGCGCTTCAACATGATAGAGCACTGAGACAAGACCTCATTGACTTAGTCACCGTCAATGAAACCTATTTCTACCGTGAAGAGTCACAACTTGATTTAGCAGTTAACTTTGCGCTCTCTATTCCCAATGTCAAAATTCTTTGTGCACCATGTGCTTCAGGTGAAGAGGTCTATTCTCTTTCTATGATGTTACAAGAGAGAAGAAGAGAACCAAGAGAATTTAGTATTACGGGTATTGACATTAATTCAGAAGCGATCGAGAAGGCACAAAAAGGTCTTTTTTCAGAACGCTCTTTGCATAAATTAGATCAACGTCTTAAAGAGAAATTTTTTACACAAGAAGATCGCTTTTACCGTGCAAAGCGCGAATATTTTTCGTCTATTTCTTTCACGAAAGTCAATATTTTTGAACACGAGTTCCTCTCGTTGGGCAAATTTGACATTATATTTTCACGTAATATGCTCATCTACTTTGATGATGACTTTCGTCTAAAAACGATTGAGCGTTTCGCGACACTTCTCAAACCTGAGGGAAAACTCTTCTTAGGACATGCAGATATCATCCCTGAGAATCCTTATTTTATAAAACATACCGATCATCGTCTCTCTTACTATGTAAAAAAGTCCTAA
- a CDS encoding cupin domain-containing protein, with translation MKKSLSEIPSTPLQAGEGASMQMLISPEVAPHFAMRKFVIKKDGHMPFHTNTVEHEQYVLKGKARVRMGDDSFIAVKDDVIFVPAGVPHSYHVIGDEDYEFLCLIPNQEDKIEMVNAGGQSCGC, from the coding sequence ATGAAAAAATCTCTTAGTGAAATTCCAAGTACTCCGCTTCAAGCAGGTGAGGGTGCAAGTATGCAGATGCTCATTTCTCCTGAAGTTGCGCCTCATTTTGCAATGCGTAAGTTTGTCATTAAAAAAGATGGGCATATGCCATTTCATACCAATACGGTTGAACATGAGCAGTATGTTTTAAAAGGAAAAGCCAGAGTGCGTATGGGCGATGATAGTTTCATTGCAGTCAAAGATGATGTCATCTTTGTTCCAGCAGGTGTACCTCATTCGTATCATGTGATTGGTGATGAAGATTATGAATTTTTATGCCTTATCCCAAATCAAGAAGACAAAATAGAAATGGTAAATGCCGGCGGTCAGAGCTGTGGTTGTTAG
- a CDS encoding adenine phosphoribosyltransferase: MSHLSEADKNYLLNSIREIEDFPKPGIKFKDITTLLGDAKAFTLLMDHLAERYSNMQIDYIAGIESRGFIFGAALAARLKTRFVPIRKPGKLPYTTISEKYSLEYGVDEVCIHIDAFSSVQSSKPKVLLIDDLIATGGTATAAVNLINKAGAECIEACFIINLTFLQGDLDIKKTTSVYSVLEVF; encoded by the coding sequence ATGAGTCATTTAAGTGAAGCTGATAAAAACTATCTTTTAAATTCTATTCGCGAAATCGAAGATTTTCCAAAACCAGGCATTAAATTCAAAGATATCACAACCCTTTTAGGCGATGCAAAAGCATTTACACTTTTAATGGATCATTTGGCTGAGCGTTATTCTAACATGCAGATCGATTATATTGCAGGTATTGAAAGCCGTGGATTTATCTTTGGTGCAGCACTTGCAGCACGTCTTAAAACACGATTTGTTCCTATAAGAAAACCTGGCAAACTCCCTTACACAACCATTAGTGAAAAATACTCCCTAGAGTACGGTGTTGATGAAGTATGCATCCATATCGACGCTTTTTCATCTGTACAATCATCAAAACCAAAAGTTCTACTTATTGATGATCTTATCGCAACAGGAGGAACAGCTACTGCTGCTGTTAATCTCATCAATAAGGCAGGTGCAGAGTGTATTGAAGCCTGTTTTATTATCAATCTCACATTTTTACAAGGCGATTTAGACATTAAAAAAACCACCTCTGTTTATTCTGTATTAGAGGTGTTCTAA
- the trpB gene encoding tryptophan synthase subunit beta, protein MYIPRASKFDPDANGHFGIFGGRYVPETLMPVLLELEKEYQSLRFNENFWSEVEHYMKDYVGRPSALYYAKNVSQELGAKVYLKREDLNHTGAHKVNNTIVQGLIAKKMGKKRVIAETGAGQHGVATATIAALLGLECEVFMGEKDVERQELNVFRMKLLGAKVHSVKSGSKTLKDAMNEAIRYWVTHARDTFYIIGTVAGPHPYPMMVRDFQAIIGYEAKAQILVKEKRLPDMVVACIGGGSNAMGIFSHFLGEEGVQCIGIEAGGHGVDTDKHGCSLAKGSPGVLHGQMSYLLQDDDGQILEAHSISAGLDYPGIGPEHAYLKDLGIAKYDNITDQEALDAFVWLSRKEGIIPAFESAHAVAYLKKIPKEEIKNKVIIVNLSGRGDKDMVQAKSILNIG, encoded by the coding sequence ATGTACATTCCTAGAGCTTCTAAATTTGACCCTGATGCAAATGGACATTTTGGTATTTTTGGTGGGAGATATGTTCCTGAAACACTGATGCCTGTTCTTTTAGAGCTTGAAAAAGAGTATCAATCCCTTCGTTTCAATGAAAACTTCTGGAGTGAAGTTGAACACTACATGAAAGACTACGTAGGTCGTCCTTCCGCACTCTACTACGCTAAAAACGTTTCACAAGAGTTGGGGGCTAAAGTCTATCTGAAACGAGAAGATCTAAACCATACCGGTGCGCATAAAGTCAACAATACCATCGTGCAAGGTTTGATTGCTAAAAAGATGGGGAAAAAGCGTGTTATCGCTGAAACGGGTGCCGGACAACATGGTGTCGCAACAGCAACCATTGCAGCACTTTTAGGACTTGAATGCGAAGTCTTCATGGGTGAGAAAGATGTTGAGAGACAAGAGCTCAATGTTTTTCGTATGAAACTCTTAGGTGCAAAAGTTCACTCTGTTAAGAGTGGAAGTAAAACACTCAAAGATGCGATGAATGAAGCGATTCGTTATTGGGTCACTCATGCACGCGACACGTTTTACATCATTGGAACCGTTGCAGGTCCACATCCTTATCCTATGATGGTGCGTGATTTTCAAGCAATTATTGGCTATGAAGCAAAAGCACAAATTTTAGTGAAAGAAAAACGTCTTCCCGATATGGTTGTAGCGTGTATTGGTGGTGGAAGCAATGCTATGGGTATCTTTAGCCATTTCTTAGGTGAAGAAGGTGTCCAATGCATCGGCATTGAAGCCGGTGGTCATGGCGTTGATACCGATAAACATGGCTGTTCACTCGCCAAAGGAAGCCCAGGTGTACTTCATGGACAGATGAGTTACCTCCTCCAAGATGATGATGGGCAAATTCTTGAGGCACATTCTATTTCTGCAGGACTTGATTACCCAGGCATTGGACCAGAACACGCGTATCTTAAAGACCTTGGTATTGCTAAATACGATAATATCACCGATCAAGAAGCATTAGATGCTTTTGTATGGTTGAGCCGTAAAGAAGGCATTATCCCTGCATTTGAAAGTGCTCATGCCGTAGCATACCTTAAAAAAATCCCTAAAGAAGAGATCAAAAACAAAGTCATTATTGTGAATCTCTCTGGCCGTGGGGATAAAGATATGGTTCAAGCAAAATCAATTTTGAATATAGGATAA
- a CDS encoding chemotaxis protein CheB, translated as MKPKIVLIGASTGGPGHLKKILSAISPTFNGAIVIAQHMNATFIPSFISQFQNELNLPVHAVDKKMSLHNANIYICPQNCRMRKGDFSPKIEPVEEGDTPYNPSIDSLFSSSVECAKDAEILAVLLTGIGHDGANGLSELQKIGAKCIAESEKSAIVYGMPKRAIEINPNIVSLPLDDIVQTIKKFGES; from the coding sequence ATGAAACCCAAAATCGTCTTGATTGGGGCCTCTACTGGAGGTCCTGGTCATCTCAAAAAAATTTTATCTGCTATTTCGCCAACGTTTAACGGTGCTATTGTTATCGCTCAACATATGAATGCGACATTTATTCCTAGTTTCATCAGCCAATTTCAAAACGAACTCAATCTGCCCGTTCATGCTGTCGATAAAAAAATGAGTTTACATAACGCAAACATCTACATTTGCCCTCAAAACTGTCGTATGCGAAAGGGAGATTTTTCACCTAAAATTGAGCCTGTTGAAGAGGGAGATACTCCTTACAATCCAAGCATCGATTCACTCTTTTCTTCTAGCGTTGAATGTGCGAAAGATGCAGAGATATTAGCTGTTTTACTCACTGGAATTGGGCATGATGGTGCCAATGGACTTAGTGAATTGCAAAAAATTGGCGCAAAATGCATAGCAGAAAGTGAAAAAAGTGCTATAGTATATGGAATGCCAAAGCGTGCTATAGAAATTAATCCCAATATTGTCTCATTACCATTAGACGATATTGTTCAAACCATTAAAAAATTTGGAGAATCTTAA
- the folD gene encoding bifunctional methylenetetrahydrofolate dehydrogenase/methenyltetrahydrofolate cyclohydrolase FolD gives MQILNGKALSDQIKIELKKESDKLNEKGITPGLAVILVGDDAASQTYVKMKEKACDTAGIYSIIHKMPTTISQEKILETISMINNNPNIDGVLVQLPLPKHIDTTKIIEAIDPKKDVDGFHPFNVGRLVAGLDSFVPCTPLGVMRLLAHYNIDPKGLDACVVGASNIVGKPMMNLLLNAGATVDICHIFTKDLKSHTQKADLVIVGVGCRNLIKEDMVKEGAIVIDIGINKTEDGRLVGDVDYAAVSPKCSFITPVPGGVGPMTIAMLLENTIKAAKHRL, from the coding sequence ATGCAGATCCTCAATGGAAAAGCACTGTCAGATCAAATCAAAATTGAACTCAAAAAAGAGAGTGATAAGCTAAATGAAAAAGGCATTACACCAGGTCTTGCTGTTATTTTAGTCGGTGATGATGCGGCGAGTCAAACCTATGTCAAAATGAAAGAAAAAGCATGTGATACGGCTGGAATTTATTCGATTATTCATAAAATGCCAACCACTATTTCACAAGAGAAAATTTTAGAAACTATCTCTATGATTAATAATAATCCTAACATCGATGGCGTACTTGTTCAACTTCCTCTTCCAAAGCATATCGATACGACAAAAATTATTGAAGCAATAGACCCTAAAAAAGATGTCGATGGTTTTCATCCTTTTAATGTTGGACGTTTAGTTGCAGGACTAGATAGTTTTGTTCCTTGTACACCTCTTGGTGTTATGCGCCTTTTAGCGCACTACAACATTGATCCAAAAGGGCTCGATGCGTGTGTGGTGGGAGCAAGTAATATCGTTGGTAAACCGATGATGAATCTTCTTCTTAATGCAGGTGCAACGGTTGACATTTGCCATATTTTCACAAAAGATCTTAAATCGCATACACAAAAAGCAGATCTTGTCATCGTGGGTGTCGGTTGTCGAAATCTTATCAAAGAGGATATGGTTAAAGAAGGCGCTATTGTGATTGATATTGGTATCAACAAAACAGAAGACGGTCGTCTTGTTGGAGATGTCGATTATGCAGCTGTTTCTCCAAAATGTTCTTTCATTACCCCTGTCCCCGGTGGAGTTGGTCCTATGACCATCGCGATGTTGTTAGAGAACACCATCAAAGCAGCGAAGCATCGTTTATAA
- the htpX gene encoding zinc metalloprotease HtpX, with the protein MEVVKTVVLLTLMTLMFVWVGGMMGGSQGMLIALVMAGVMNFVSYFYSDQLVLRHYNAVPVTHQEASGLYAIVERLSSKANIPVPQVYIIPDSTPNAFATGRNPSHAAVAVTEGLLELLDDDEVEAVLAHELSHVRHYDILVGTIAATIAGAIGVIANMMQFGAIFGGDRENRPNPIVMIVLAIILPLAAAVIQMAISRNREYMADEGAARLTKHPEWLQSALAKLSNYNQRGMVHEATPESAHMFIINPFSGKDISFASLFSTHPSTEDRIARLEELKFEIR; encoded by the coding sequence ATGGAAGTTGTTAAAACCGTCGTATTATTAACCTTAATGACATTGATGTTTGTATGGGTTGGTGGCATGATGGGAGGCTCTCAAGGCATGTTAATTGCCCTTGTTATGGCTGGTGTCATGAACTTTGTGAGCTACTTTTATTCCGATCAGCTCGTTCTTAGACATTACAATGCTGTGCCTGTAACACACCAAGAAGCGAGCGGACTTTATGCTATTGTTGAGCGTTTAAGTTCAAAAGCGAATATTCCAGTGCCTCAAGTCTATATTATTCCCGATTCTACACCCAATGCGTTTGCCACAGGGCGCAACCCTTCACATGCTGCCGTTGCAGTCACAGAAGGGCTTTTAGAGCTTTTAGATGATGACGAAGTAGAAGCGGTACTTGCCCATGAGCTTAGCCACGTAAGGCACTATGATATTTTAGTGGGAACCATTGCAGCAACAATCGCAGGTGCAATTGGTGTTATTGCCAATATGATGCAATTTGGTGCTATATTTGGTGGAGATAGAGAAAATCGTCCTAATCCTATTGTGATGATTGTTCTTGCGATTATTCTACCGCTTGCAGCGGCAGTCATTCAGATGGCGATTAGTCGGAATCGTGAGTATATGGCAGATGAAGGTGCGGCTCGTTTAACAAAACACCCTGAATGGTTGCAAAGTGCGTTAGCAAAACTTTCCAATTATAATCAACGAGGTATGGTACACGAAGCGACACCAGAGAGTGCGCATATGTTTATTATTAACCCTTTTTCGGGTAAGGACATCTCTTTTGCATCCCTTTTTTCAACGCATCCTTCTACAGAAGATAGAATTGCAAGGTTAGAAGAGTTAAAATTTGAAATTCGTTAA